One Echeneis naucrates chromosome 16, fEcheNa1.1, whole genome shotgun sequence DNA window includes the following coding sequences:
- the pth1a gene encoding parathyroid hormone 1a, giving the protein MNRDYTIVFISLCLLHLSSLCEGRPMRKRTVSEVQLMHNLGEHQQVQERRDWLQMRLRDIHTAAAARGGGREVSRTRRRLAAEKLPDLTPEEMQYALDFLEKLLKSKQS; this is encoded by the exons ATGAACAGAGATTATACAATCGTGttcatttcactctgtcttttacatctctcatctctctgtgaAGGACGACCAATGAG GAAACGGACGGTGAGTGAGGTCCAGCTCATGCACAACCTCGGGGAGCACCAGCAGGTGCAGGAGCGCCGGGACTGGCTGCAGATGCGGCTCCGGGACATCCACACGGCCGCCGCGGCCCGGGGCGGCGGCCGGGAGGTGAGCCGGACCAGGAGGAGGCTGGCGGCCGAAAAGCTGCCGGACCTCACGCCGGAAGAGATGCAGTACGCTTTGGACTTTTTGGAAAAGCTCCTCAAATCAAAGCAGtcgtga